The following are from one region of the Methanococcoides methylutens genome:
- the mtbC gene encoding dimethylamine corrinoid protein MtbC — protein sequence MHNFNGGCNTTNEELFKELSDAVVSCKKDDVIAAVGKAKGQAPAVELIDNGLAAGMNEVGVLFERGKLFLPHVMMAADAMSAGVELLQDELASGEGGAAKLGVIVNGTVEGDVHDIGKAIVSTMLQAAGFEVHDIGRDVPLQNFIDKCKETNADMVGLSALMTTTLQGQKEVIELLKENGMRDNIKVMVGGAPATDAWAKKIGADCYAENASEAVVKAKELLL from the coding sequence ATCCACAACTTTAATGGAGGTTGTAACACGACAAACGAGGAATTATTCAAAGAGCTATCCGATGCGGTAGTAAGTTGCAAGAAAGATGATGTAATAGCTGCAGTAGGCAAGGCAAAGGGCCAGGCTCCAGCAGTAGAACTTATTGACAATGGTCTTGCAGCAGGTATGAATGAAGTTGGTGTACTCTTCGAGAGAGGAAAACTCTTCCTTCCACACGTTATGATGGCAGCTGACGCAATGTCCGCTGGTGTAGAATTACTTCAGGATGAGCTTGCATCCGGAGAAGGCGGAGCCGCTAAGCTCGGGGTAATTGTAAACGGTACCGTCGAGGGTGATGTTCACGACATTGGTAAGGCAATTGTCTCAACAATGCTTCAGGCAGCAGGTTTCGAAGTTCATGATATCGGAAGGGATGTTCCACTCCAGAACTTCATTGACAAGTGCAAGGAAACCAATGCTGACATGGTCGGTCTCTCCGCACTTATGACGACAACCCTTCAGGGCCAGAAAGAAGTTATTGAACTTCTCAAGGAAAACGGCATGAGGGATAATATCAAGGTCATGGTCGGTGGTGCTCCAGCAACGGATGCATGGGCAAAGAAGATCGGTGCAGACTGCTATGCAGAAAATGCAAGTGAAGCTGTAGTAAAAGCTAAGGAATTACTTCTTTAA
- a CDS encoding response regulator has protein sequence MTQTKILVVEDEKIVALGIKKMLKNMGYLVPSIASSGKEAISKAEITFPDLVLMDIMLKGDMDGVEAAEQIRQLFDVPVVYLTAYSDEKILARAKRTKPFGYLTKPFEENSLHSTIELALHNYRVEKGLEKPDE, from the coding sequence ATGACTCAAACAAAGATCCTGGTCGTAGAAGATGAAAAGATCGTTGCCTTAGGTATCAAGAAGATGCTAAAGAACATGGGATACCTTGTGCCCAGCATTGCATCTTCCGGAAAAGAAGCCATCAGTAAAGCAGAGATCACATTTCCGGATCTTGTGTTGATGGACATCATGTTGAAAGGTGACATGGATGGGGTCGAAGCTGCTGAACAGATACGTCAGCTTTTCGATGTTCCTGTAGTCTACCTCACGGCATATTCCGATGAAAAGATACTGGCTCGAGCCAAGAGGACAAAACCTTTTGGATATCTTACCAAACCTTTCGAGGAAAACAGTCTTCATAGCACCATAGAACTTGCACTCCATAATTACAGAGTGGAAAAAGGGCTTGAAAAGCCTGATGAATGA
- a CDS encoding 30S ribosomal protein S24e yields the protein MDINITEDKNNALLNRREVRFDATFDGATPSRLDVKNRLAAMLNVPLELVILQKFDNSYGISAAEGYAKIYEDADRMKVVEKEYVLKRNELPEPEVVEDEASEEPAEEADSE from the coding sequence ATGGATATTAATATTACGGAAGATAAAAACAACGCACTTCTCAACAGAAGGGAAGTGAGGTTCGATGCTACATTCGATGGTGCAACACCTTCAAGGCTCGATGTAAAGAACAGACTGGCTGCAATGCTTAACGTGCCACTCGAGCTCGTCATTCTCCAGAAGTTCGATAACAGCTACGGTATATCTGCAGCTGAAGGATACGCAAAGATCTATGAAGATGCAGATCGCATGAAGGTAGTCGAGAAGGAATATGTCCTTAAAAGGAACGAACTTCCAGAGCCTGAAGTTGTCGAAGACGAAGCATCCGAAGAACCAGCTGAAGAAGCAGACAGTGAGTGA
- a CDS encoding APC family permease produces the protein MSEEKGSGVDWAHAEQCAKVVCDAGELERSIDWKQGLAIAIGVPLLILPSIGYFASYLWSFAIIVWGLSVFQGFMQNLAYGELATTFPNASGLPGFAQNVFKSPNHEGKYDKGKLIGGFSAWSYWFAWNPVLAIFAILVGFYLHSLFPSLAATFSEYQLAMIAGVVIFGGLILVNYRGLSSGALVGYILAAFSLIPMAIITLAPYATGDFAMTNITSTWLPTDWAWDFHHILILLGIFAMAQWSACAWETAAIYGPEYKKPGSDVPKALFSCGAICLVAYVLVQMTITGVLGIDGIAAAPIDPMLPLAQAALGDVGSTVAIVMLIAAMVLIIQTAYLGSSRAMHSMATEGNLPKVFAKTNAHGTPILAMVVIGIFNLILISMGTPSAILAASAIGYVCANGISLFAYVKAKSRPDLAGLERPFKAPAGWKNVALLFGLFNLPLCLVGVIYLNSVEGSWFSTIVGICVLGLYVPMWFYSQHEAHVDKIAAVSMVSAISKEK, from the coding sequence ATGTCTGAAGAAAAAGGATCCGGTGTAGACTGGGCACACGCAGAGCAGTGTGCTAAAGTAGTCTGTGACGCCGGTGAACTCGAACGATCGATCGATTGGAAACAGGGACTGGCTATTGCTATTGGTGTACCTTTGTTGATCTTGCCATCTATTGGTTATTTTGCTAGTTATCTATGGTCATTTGCTATTATTGTATGGGGTCTCTCTGTTTTCCAGGGATTTATGCAGAACCTCGCTTATGGTGAACTTGCAACAACTTTCCCTAATGCATCCGGTCTGCCTGGATTTGCGCAGAACGTTTTCAAGTCACCTAATCATGAAGGAAAGTATGACAAGGGTAAATTGATCGGTGGATTCAGTGCATGGAGTTACTGGTTCGCATGGAACCCTGTACTTGCTATCTTCGCAATCCTTGTAGGTTTCTATCTTCACAGTCTGTTCCCTTCACTTGCAGCAACTTTCAGTGAGTACCAGCTTGCAATGATCGCAGGTGTTGTGATCTTCGGTGGTTTGATACTTGTTAACTACCGTGGACTTTCAAGTGGTGCGCTTGTAGGTTATATTCTTGCAGCTTTCTCACTTATTCCAATGGCAATTATTACACTGGCGCCTTATGCAACCGGTGACTTCGCAATGACTAATATCACCAGCACATGGCTGCCAACTGACTGGGCATGGGATTTCCATCATATCCTGATCTTGCTTGGTATCTTTGCAATGGCTCAGTGGAGTGCTTGTGCATGGGAAACTGCAGCTATCTATGGTCCTGAATATAAGAAGCCAGGTTCTGATGTACCAAAGGCATTGTTCTCCTGTGGTGCTATCTGTCTGGTAGCTTACGTCCTTGTACAGATGACCATTACCGGTGTACTCGGTATCGATGGTATTGCAGCTGCACCAATTGATCCAATGCTTCCACTTGCACAGGCAGCACTCGGTGATGTCGGTTCAACAGTAGCTATTGTCATGCTCATTGCAGCAATGGTATTGATCATCCAGACTGCATATCTTGGTTCCTCAAGGGCAATGCACTCAATGGCAACTGAAGGAAACCTTCCTAAAGTATTCGCAAAGACAAATGCACACGGTACTCCAATCCTTGCAATGGTCGTTATCGGTATCTTCAACCTGATCCTGATCTCAATGGGTACTCCATCAGCTATCCTTGCTGCATCAGCAATCGGATATGTTTGTGCTAACGGTATCAGTCTTTTCGCATACGTAAAGGCAAAATCAAGGCCTGACCTTGCTGGACTCGAAAGGCCATTCAAGGCACCAGCCGGATGGAAGAACGTTGCACTGTTGTTCGGTCTCTTCAACCTTCCACTCTGTCTGGTCGGTGTGATCTACCTTAACAGTGTTGAAGGCAGCTGGTTCTCAACCATTGTCGGAATATGTGTGCTTGGTCTCTATGTTCCAATGTGGTTCTACTCGCAGCACGAGGCTCATGTCGATAAGATCGCTGCTGTAAGTATGGTATCAGCAATTTCAAAGGAGAAATGA
- a CDS encoding GTP-dependent dephospho-CoA kinase family protein has translation MGLQILLPESLRHLFREPFGILYEGVGGDAVRSSVKDLGNPTKLISVGDVTTFHLLESNIIPDVLIVDDRTKRAPASSQVVDGTKHQGFAEIAVDNPAGVITEELISVIGDALVSDQNVRIFVKGEEDLAALPAMMMAPVGSVIMYGQPDKGVILVRVTEPKKAEIKDLFDIILEKQDHKEQFNNVRRKLNGY, from the coding sequence TTGGGTTTACAGATCCTTTTACCGGAAAGTCTTCGTCACCTTTTCCGGGAACCTTTTGGTATCCTGTATGAAGGTGTAGGCGGTGATGCCGTCAGAAGTTCGGTAAAGGATCTTGGTAATCCCACAAAACTTATATCTGTGGGTGATGTTACTACTTTCCACTTGCTCGAATCAAACATCATTCCAGATGTACTGATCGTGGACGATAGGACGAAAAGGGCACCGGCTTCCTCACAGGTTGTCGATGGTACGAAACATCAGGGATTTGCTGAAATTGCAGTCGATAATCCTGCTGGTGTGATCACCGAAGAACTGATATCTGTGATAGGCGATGCATTAGTGTCCGATCAGAATGTCCGGATATTCGTAAAAGGCGAAGAGGATCTTGCCGCTTTACCTGCGATGATGATGGCACCTGTAGGTTCGGTTATCATGTATGGGCAACCGGATAAAGGTGTAATACTTGTAAGGGTCACAGAACCCAAAAAAGCAGAAATAAAGGATCTATTTGATATTATTCTTGAAAAACAAGATCATAAAGAACAGTTCAATAACGTGCGGAGGAAATTAAATGGATATTAA
- a CDS encoding histidine kinase dimerization/phosphoacceptor domain -containing protein, with the protein MRKLEWKNVPLRSKLILFIVIGVLLVLVTSTAVIISTVTSQEVDLAYEQSIEKSRGYANQFDVDMRKNHAIGQTIADSMAAYETADRDEVNEILKEIAVKNPDLLGTYVCYEPNAFDGNDMAFVNAQGHDPTGRFIPYWNRISGDLQLDPLLNYDTSDYYQLPKKLKVDQIIDPYFYEGVFIVSYVTPIIKDEEFVGIGGVDVSLTYLDEVVSEVKAFDTGYAFMTGNTGILISQPEQKDWIGYKTLYDFDVPEITAMADDIKNGGDGYIDTIDPTTGKEVVMFYEPIKTGNFSFILVVPKEEMLAGVVELRNNLIVISTISIIFMTGLAALIAGFVTRPINDIVASFKDVSDAAVGGKIYARADTDVDIDFKDIPSGLNEILDAFTKPMAETMRVANGLAKGELETRVNPGLKGDFKDLGDGLDRFAEKINNIIDESNSVLMAFQKEDFTHKISIKGEGDFRILTDGIEETRQALYKITSEQKKAKQELIKYAEDLEHSNQMKEEMERVIENSPVVVFKWKPEKGWPIEFVSKNISQFGYSLEDFKSGKVTYADIVHPQDLARVEAELQKRCDEGDTKFNIEYRILTKYGNILWADERTFIRRDEEGNVNYLQGIIVNIDERKRAEEALIKIEDIRKKEIHHRIKNNLQVISTLLYLESDKFKDKKVKEAFRDSQDRVRTMALVHEKLYQSEDMESIDFADYSKNLINYLSQSYVVGNRDIKIDLKVEDIFLNMDTAVPLGIIINELVSNSLKYAFKDKKEKGIISVDIKRAGDNFTLTVCDNGSGIPEEIDFRDTESLGLQLVTNLVEQIDGTITLDKDKGTKFIIEFTEEKYEL; encoded by the coding sequence TTGAGAAAACTAGAATGGAAAAACGTACCCCTCAGGTCCAAATTGATCCTTTTTATTGTAATAGGTGTCCTGCTGGTACTTGTAACATCAACTGCAGTTATTATATCCACGGTCACTAGCCAGGAAGTTGATCTGGCCTACGAGCAATCCATCGAAAAATCCAGAGGTTATGCAAACCAGTTTGATGTTGACATGCGGAAAAATCATGCAATCGGTCAGACAATAGCAGATTCCATGGCAGCATATGAAACTGCTGATCGGGATGAGGTCAATGAAATATTAAAGGAAATAGCGGTAAAAAACCCGGACCTCCTTGGAACTTATGTTTGTTATGAACCAAATGCCTTTGATGGCAATGACATGGCTTTTGTAAATGCGCAGGGACATGATCCTACAGGAAGGTTCATTCCATACTGGAACAGGATCAGCGGAGATCTTCAACTTGATCCGCTACTAAATTACGATACTTCTGATTATTATCAGTTGCCAAAGAAATTGAAGGTAGACCAGATCATTGACCCTTACTTCTATGAAGGAGTCTTCATCGTAAGTTACGTGACTCCCATAATAAAGGATGAGGAATTTGTTGGCATAGGTGGCGTGGATGTATCCCTCACATACCTTGACGAAGTGGTAAGCGAAGTGAAGGCATTCGATACAGGATATGCATTCATGACAGGAAATACGGGCATCCTGATCTCACAACCCGAACAGAAGGACTGGATCGGTTACAAGACCCTGTATGATTTTGATGTCCCTGAAATAACCGCCATGGCAGATGATATCAAAAATGGAGGAGATGGATACATAGATACCATCGACCCTACAACAGGAAAAGAAGTTGTAATGTTCTACGAACCGATCAAGACCGGTAATTTTTCATTTATACTTGTAGTCCCCAAAGAGGAAATGCTTGCTGGTGTTGTTGAGCTTCGCAACAATCTTATCGTGATATCTACCATATCGATCATATTCATGACAGGACTTGCAGCCCTCATTGCAGGGTTTGTAACACGGCCCATCAATGATATTGTAGCCAGTTTTAAGGACGTTTCCGATGCAGCGGTGGGAGGGAAGATATATGCTCGTGCGGATACCGATGTCGATATCGACTTCAAGGACATACCATCAGGTTTGAACGAGATCCTTGATGCTTTTACAAAACCCATGGCTGAAACCATGCGTGTAGCCAACGGCCTCGCAAAAGGAGAGCTTGAAACACGTGTCAACCCGGGTCTCAAAGGTGATTTCAAAGACCTTGGTGATGGCCTTGACAGGTTTGCTGAAAAGATCAATAACATTATTGATGAATCAAATTCAGTGCTGATGGCTTTCCAGAAAGAGGATTTTACACACAAGATAAGCATCAAAGGAGAAGGTGATTTTAGAATACTCACAGACGGTATCGAAGAAACAAGGCAAGCCCTGTACAAGATCACCAGCGAACAGAAAAAAGCCAAACAGGAACTAATAAAGTATGCAGAAGACCTTGAACACTCCAATCAGATGAAAGAGGAGATGGAAAGGGTCATCGAGAACAGCCCTGTTGTCGTATTCAAATGGAAACCAGAAAAAGGATGGCCTATTGAATTCGTATCCAAGAACATCTCACAATTTGGATACTCACTTGAAGATTTTAAATCCGGTAAAGTAACGTATGCAGATATTGTCCACCCACAGGACCTTGCACGAGTTGAAGCCGAACTGCAAAAAAGATGCGATGAAGGAGATACTAAGTTCAACATCGAATACAGGATCCTGACCAAATACGGCAATATACTCTGGGCAGATGAAAGGACATTCATACGTCGTGATGAAGAAGGGAATGTTAACTACCTGCAAGGTATCATTGTTAACATCGATGAAAGAAAGCGTGCAGAAGAGGCTCTAATAAAGATAGAGGATATTCGCAAGAAAGAAATTCATCACCGCATAAAGAACAACCTGCAGGTCATATCCACATTACTATACCTGGAATCTGATAAATTCAAGGATAAAAAGGTAAAAGAAGCTTTCAGAGATAGTCAGGACAGGGTCAGGACAATGGCACTTGTACACGAGAAGTTATACCAGTCCGAGGATATGGAAAGCATCGACTTTGCGGACTATAGTAAAAACCTGATCAATTACCTGTCACAGTCATACGTTGTCGGCAACCGTGATATAAAGATAGACCTGAAAGTGGAAGATATATTCCTGAATATGGATACAGCGGTGCCACTTGGAATAATTATCAACGAACTTGTTTCGAACTCACTGAAGTATGCATTTAAAGATAAAAAGGAAAAGGGCATCATCTCAGTAGACATAAAGCGGGCTGGAGACAATTTCACACTAACGGTCTGCGATAATGGAAGTGGCATACCTGAAGAGATCGACTTCAGAGATACAGAATCCCTTGGACTTCAACTTGTGACGAACCTCGTCGAGCAGATCGATGGAACAATCACACTTGACAAGGATAAGGGGACAAAGTTCATAATAGAATTCACAGAAGAAAAATATGAATTATGA
- the spt4 gene encoding transcription elongation factor subunit Spt4, which produces MVDQVCRECHRLVTGQTCPVCGSSNLSADWSGLVIIVDPQRSKIAEMIGVTVADKYALKVR; this is translated from the coding sequence ATGGTAGATCAGGTATGTCGTGAATGTCACAGGTTGGTAACAGGTCAGACCTGCCCTGTCTGTGGTTCAAGTAATTTGAGCGCTGACTGGAGCGGACTTGTTATTATCGTGGATCCTCAGCGATCTAAGATCGCAGAGATGATCGGCGTGACAGTTGCCGACAAGTATGCTTTAAAGGTGCGGTAA
- a CDS encoding helix-turn-helix transcriptional regulator has protein sequence MKSSLSDTIWLSEKRKNLLLLLVEGPRNIDQIKASLNVTSKAMMPQIKILKEQDMIIQNENDEYELSDVGRIIVKNMSPLLKTLEVIEENREYWATRDLTAIPEPLAYRLGELGQCMLIEPDLNHMFDLPVEFTENLTRSKDVKMFASYFHPLYPELFSEIIEKGIKFELILTDSVLERMKNDCLEQLRSLASSKNTELHICDDSIKLTTISVTERFTYICLFNKDGRYDHTKLMSFDDSARIWGDELFSYYQKQSRQLKDI, from the coding sequence ATGAAATCCTCATTAAGTGATACAATATGGCTTTCTGAAAAAAGGAAAAACCTTCTTTTACTGCTCGTTGAGGGACCAAGGAATATCGATCAGATAAAAGCTTCCCTGAATGTCACGTCAAAGGCAATGATGCCACAGATAAAGATACTCAAAGAGCAGGATATGATCATCCAGAATGAAAATGATGAGTATGAACTTTCGGATGTTGGAAGGATAATTGTCAAGAACATGAGTCCCTTATTAAAGACTCTCGAAGTAATAGAAGAGAACAGGGAATACTGGGCTACCCGTGACCTTACAGCAATACCGGAACCTCTTGCATACAGGCTGGGCGAGTTAGGACAATGCATGCTGATAGAACCTGACCTGAACCACATGTTCGACCTTCCTGTTGAATTTACAGAGAACCTGACAAGATCAAAAGATGTGAAGATGTTTGCATCATATTTCCACCCCCTATACCCGGAACTTTTTTCAGAGATTATTGAAAAAGGAATCAAGTTCGAGCTTATTCTTACTGACTCTGTCCTCGAAAGAATGAAAAACGATTGTCTTGAACAGCTAAGGTCACTTGCATCATCCAAGAACACGGAACTTCATATCTGTGATGATAGTATCAAACTGACGACCATATCGGTCACCGAACGTTTTACTTACATATGCCTCTTCAACAAGGATGGCAGGTACGACCACACTAAGCTCATGAGTTTTGATGATAGTGCTCGCATATGGGGTGATGAATTGTTCTCATACTACCAGAAACAATCCCGCCAATTGAAAGACATCTAA
- a CDS encoding DNA-directed RNA polymerase: protein MYKRMKLSDTIRVAPRLLGEDVGISVKDALKEKLEGRVDKTLGAIVAVTDIEEVGEGHILVGDGAVYYDVVFDAIVFIPQLQEVIEGLVVETVEFGAFVSIGAMDGLLHVSQVTDDFMSYDGKNGRLLSKNGDRTLSEGDKVRARIVAVSTNEREPRDSKIGLTMRQHALGRLEWLEDARKPKSEESNE from the coding sequence ATGTATAAAAGGATGAAACTTTCGGACACGATCCGTGTGGCTCCCCGCCTTTTGGGTGAGGATGTCGGGATCAGTGTGAAGGATGCACTAAAGGAGAAACTTGAGGGCAGGGTCGATAAGACGCTTGGTGCAATTGTTGCGGTCACGGATATTGAAGAAGTTGGAGAAGGTCATATCCTTGTTGGTGACGGAGCGGTCTATTACGATGTTGTTTTCGATGCTATTGTGTTCATCCCGCAGCTTCAGGAAGTCATTGAAGGACTTGTGGTCGAGACAGTTGAGTTCGGTGCTTTCGTCAGCATAGGTGCTATGGATGGTCTTTTACACGTAAGCCAGGTAACTGACGACTTCATGTCATATGACGGTAAGAACGGCAGGCTCCTTAGCAAGAACGGAGATCGTACCCTTTCAGAAGGCGACAAGGTGCGTGCCCGTATAGTTGCTGTAAGCACTAACGAAAGAGAGCCAAGGGACAGCAAGATCGGATTGACCATGCGTCAGCATGCTCTTGGAAGGCTGGAATGGCTGGAAGATGCACGCAAGCCAAAATCCGAGGAATCTAATGAGTAA
- a CDS encoding 30S ribosomal protein S27ae translates to MAVKDYYKVTGDSIERLRQFCPRCGDGVYLADHKDRLTCGKCGYTEFKK, encoded by the coding sequence ATGGCAGTTAAAGACTACTACAAAGTAACCGGCGATTCCATCGAAAGACTGAGGCAGTTCTGCCCACGCTGCGGCGATGGTGTATATCTTGCAGACCACAAGGACAGACTTACCTGTGGTAAATGCGGATACACTGAATTCAAGAAATAA